In Clupea harengus chromosome 1, Ch_v2.0.2, whole genome shotgun sequence, one DNA window encodes the following:
- the gosr2 gene encoding Golgi SNAP receptor complex member 2, with product METLYHQTNKQIHDVQSQMGRLEMTDRQSVHLLENELQARIDQIFSHLERLEILASKEPPSRRQNAKLRVDQLKYDVQHLQTALRNFQHRRYAREAQDRDREELMSRTFTTNDADTSIPIDETLQLNTNLNNAHRGMDDLLGSGSGILNGLRDQRGTLKGTHKKMLDVANMLGLSNTVMRLIEKRASQDKFIMVGGMLVTCVVIFLVVKYLL from the exons ATGGAGACTCTGTATCATCAGACAAACAA GCAAATCCATGACGTCCAGTCTCAGATGGGGCGACTGGAGATGACGGACCGGCAATCAGTCCACC TGCTGGAGAATGAGCTGCAGGCACGCATCGATCAGATCTTCAGCCACCTGGAGCGATTGGAGATCCTGGCCAGCAAGGAGCCGCCCAGCCGCAGACAGAATGCCAAACT acgtGTGGACCAGCTGAAGTATGACGTCCAGCATCTGCAGACGGCCCTGAGGAACTTCCAGCACAGACGCTACGCCCGCGAGGCCCAGGACCGGGACAGAGAGGAGTTGATGAGCAGAACCTTCACCACCAAC GATGCAGACACCTCCATCCCCATAGATGAGACCCTTCAGCTGAACACCAATCTGAACAACGCCCACAGAGGCATGGATGATCTTTTGGGCAGTGGCTCCGGCATCCTCAATGGCCTGCGTGACCAGCGCGGCACActtaag GGCACCCACAAGAAGATGCTGGATGTAGCAAACATGCTGGGCCTGTCCAACACCGTGATGCGCTTGATTGAGAAGAGGGCGTCGCAAGACAAGTTCATTATGGTGGGGGGAATGCTGGTGACCTGCGTGGTTATTTTCCTGGTGGTTAAATACCTGCTCTGA